The Deinococcus carri genome contains a region encoding:
- a CDS encoding DUF937 domain-containing protein, giving the protein MMDIFNMLGGMGQAQQTVSSQLGTSPQQTEAALEAAVPLLLGAMTRNAQEPQGAQALAGALDGHDGQALDLFGQGQVPNMQEGQQILGHVFGGQQQAAANAVSRRAGIDPQLAMQLLAMVAPLVLGYLSRRRQGGGTWGGQAGSQTGSQTGGMGGIDIGSVLGGLLGGGGLAGMFGGSQPQTPQPQQMPTQGGVLGGGSVLPGYPQNEYSQNAEVQNPVGQPGHAGTGQMGGNLGGMIGTLNSALDRDGDGNALNDLIGMFGGRRR; this is encoded by the coding sequence ATGATGGACATCTTCAACATGCTCGGCGGGATGGGTCAGGCCCAGCAGACGGTCAGCAGCCAGCTCGGCACCTCGCCCCAGCAGACGGAGGCCGCGCTGGAAGCCGCCGTGCCGCTGTTGCTCGGCGCGATGACGCGCAACGCCCAGGAGCCGCAGGGCGCGCAGGCCCTCGCGGGAGCGCTCGACGGGCACGACGGGCAGGCGCTCGACCTCTTCGGCCAGGGCCAGGTGCCCAACATGCAGGAAGGGCAGCAGATTCTGGGCCACGTGTTCGGGGGGCAGCAGCAGGCCGCCGCCAATGCGGTCAGCCGCCGCGCGGGGATCGACCCGCAGCTCGCCATGCAGCTTCTGGCGATGGTCGCGCCGCTGGTGCTGGGCTACCTCAGTCGCCGCCGTCAGGGAGGCGGAACCTGGGGTGGGCAGGCCGGGAGCCAGACGGGCAGCCAGACCGGGGGCATGGGCGGCATCGACATCGGCAGCGTCCTCGGCGGCCTGCTGGGTGGGGGCGGCCTGGCCGGCATGTTCGGGGGCAGCCAGCCCCAGACCCCCCAGCCCCAGCAGATGCCCACCCAGGGCGGTGTGCTGGGCGGCGGCTCGGTCCTGCCCGGCTATCCCCAGAATGAGTATTCCCAGAATGCGGAAGTGCAGAACCCGGTCGGTCAGCCGGGCCACGCCGGAACAGGGCAGATGGGCGGCAATCTGGGTGGCATGATCGGCACGCTGAACAGCGCCCTCGACCGCGACGGCGACGGGAATGCCCTCAACGACCTGATTGGGATGTTCGGGGGGCGGCGCAGGTAG
- the cysK gene encoding cysteine synthase A translates to MIDALVGNTPLVQLRRVVTPEMADVFVKLEGQNPGGSIKDRTALGLVEDAERRGLLKPGGTIVEPTSGNTGIGLAQVAAARGYRLILCMPAQMSEERKRTLTAYGAELVLTDPERRMLAAIEEAERIAREEGAVMLGQFSNPANPAAHERTTGPELWAQMDGRIDAFVYGTGTGGTISGVGRYLKRQDPDIRVIAVEPARSNVLSGGERGEHGFQGMGPGFIPDNLDRSVIDEVIPVWEEDAYPLARRLAREEGIFVGMSSGAMVWAALEVARRLGPGRRVVTIAVDTGARYLTTSLYDDQQTGTPPGYRPYSREKLEAAQK, encoded by the coding sequence ATGATTGACGCGCTGGTAGGAAACACGCCGCTCGTGCAGCTCCGAAGGGTGGTTACGCCGGAGATGGCGGACGTGTTCGTGAAGCTGGAGGGCCAGAATCCCGGCGGCAGCATCAAGGACCGCACCGCCCTGGGGCTGGTCGAGGACGCCGAGCGCCGGGGGCTTCTGAAGCCCGGCGGCACCATCGTGGAGCCGACCAGCGGCAACACCGGCATCGGGCTGGCGCAGGTGGCGGCGGCCCGCGGCTACCGCCTGATTCTGTGCATGCCCGCCCAGATGAGCGAGGAACGCAAACGCACCCTGACCGCCTACGGGGCCGAGCTGGTCCTGACCGACCCGGAGCGCCGGATGCTGGCCGCCATCGAGGAAGCCGAGCGTATCGCGCGGGAAGAAGGCGCGGTGATGCTGGGGCAGTTCAGCAACCCGGCCAACCCCGCCGCCCACGAGCGCACCACCGGCCCCGAACTGTGGGCGCAGATGGACGGGCGCATCGACGCCTTCGTGTACGGAACCGGGACGGGCGGCACTATCAGCGGGGTGGGCCGTTACCTCAAGCGGCAGGACCCGGACATCCGGGTGATCGCGGTGGAACCCGCCCGCAGCAACGTCCTCTCGGGCGGCGAACGCGGCGAACACGGCTTTCAGGGCATGGGGCCGGGCTTCATCCCCGACAACCTCGACCGCAGCGTGATCGACGAGGTGATCCCCGTCTGGGAGGAGGACGCCTACCCCCTGGCCCGCCGCCTGGCCCGCGAGGAAGGCATCTTCGTGGGCATGAGCAGCGGGGCGATGGTCTGGGCCGCCCTGGAAGTCGCCCGCCGCCTGGGGCCGGGTCGGCGCGTGGTGACCATCGCGGTGGATACGGGCGCGCGTTACCTGACGACCAGTCTGTATGACGACCAGCAGACCGGCACCCCGCCGGGCTACCGGCCCTACTCGCGCGAGAAGCTGGAGGCCGCACAGAAATAG
- a CDS encoding metallophosphoesterase family protein: MRPVRLALIADIHGNADALGAVLADVDAQGVDRIIVNGDVVNRGPDSVEALELLLARGDVTFTLGNHDDLVRLWHARSDTLPGDWFTDPFWGATDWSAAQLGRAGLLHVPQDWPMTLTLSEPGLPDVLVAHGTPAHYRESLSERTDPARVAELAGGAGVLVGSHIHRPAQATRGGVLVLNTGAVGAPANGDPRAQYLLLTATPVGWVPEFRAVPYDRSGVLSRFESSGLLDTGLSAEIFRDEIRSARSLYTPYWMWTEANAHPRNADTWAAFQREHLLPRG; encoded by the coding sequence ATGCGCCCCGTGCGCCTGGCCCTGATCGCCGACATCCACGGAAATGCTGACGCCCTGGGGGCCGTGCTGGCCGACGTGGACGCGCAGGGGGTGGACCGCATCATCGTGAACGGTGACGTGGTGAACCGGGGGCCGGATTCGGTGGAGGCGCTGGAGCTGCTGCTGGCGCGCGGCGACGTGACCTTTACCCTGGGCAACCACGACGATCTGGTGCGGCTGTGGCACGCACGCAGCGACACCCTGCCGGGGGACTGGTTCACCGATCCCTTCTGGGGCGCGACCGACTGGAGTGCGGCGCAGTTGGGCCGAGCGGGGCTGCTGCACGTGCCGCAGGACTGGCCCATGACCCTCACGCTGAGCGAGCCGGGCCTGCCCGACGTGCTGGTCGCGCACGGCACGCCTGCCCACTACCGCGAGAGCCTCAGCGAACGCACCGACCCCGCACGGGTGGCGGAACTGGCGGGCGGCGCGGGCGTGCTGGTCGGCTCGCACATCCACCGTCCGGCGCAGGCGACCCGCGGCGGCGTGCTGGTGCTGAACACCGGGGCCGTCGGCGCGCCCGCCAATGGGGACCCCCGTGCGCAGTACCTCCTGCTGACGGCCACGCCCGTCGGGTGGGTGCCTGAGTTCCGCGCCGTCCCCTATGACCGCTCGGGCGTCCTGAGCCGTTTTGAGAGCAGCGGTCTGCTGGACACCGGCCTGAGCGCCGAGATCTTCCGCGACGAGATTCGCAGCGCCCGCAGCCTCTACACGCCTTACTGGATGTGGACCGAGGCGAACGCCCATCCCCGCAACGCCGACACCTGGGCGGCCTTCCAGCGCGAACATCTGCTGCCGCGCGGCTGA
- a CDS encoding fasciclin domain-containing protein — protein sequence MKKQTSLITLSLMLATPALAGGAGAPAPRATTPATCRSIAQIVMTDPQFSTLRTAVEAAGLTQALMGGQYTLFAPTNAAFAKLPSDTLAQVLNDPDMLGSVLLYHVVPGKVTARQVMGVKNIKTSQGANLAVRMNGSRVMVGSANVTRADITACNGVIHVIDAVLVPPAMMATAPMPMTPAPAPTATTPAPAAPAPAAPTAPMGTDISRIPALPLSGATVSGSTVGTTITGTTTTGTTMTTGTAATSTTTTGTATTATTTTDTTTGTATDTATATTDTTAQATTTVQENTLYDVIVADDRFSTFRDLLSDAGLTETLTDGDYTIFAPTNEAFDALPEGTLATLEANPELLRQVLSYHIVQGRVSAGQLASGTSLNAMAGGALPTSMNGNMQMIGTAGVTGTVTTASNGTIYVINQVLMPPGLTLPAATTETSTSTTPADTSTAATGTATTTTTTTATVTTATPATTTPATGTATATTTTTPPVTGSTSTSGTTSANNTTLATLIASDPRFTTLAQLVRQAGLADTLASGEYTIFAPTNEAFNKVAPADLAALSADPARLRQVLLYHVVQGRITGTALAGSPQLTSVQGGALTLTRSNNPERTMIGNAIITGGSSIDTGNGTLYVIDTVLMPAGMTSSSTAAPATTAATTTTTPAAGTSTTTTTPATGTAATGTTTTTPATGTATTGTTTTTGTAAMTTTTPPVTGSTSTSGTTSANNTTLATLIASDPRFTTLAQLVRQAGLADTLASGEYTIFAPTNEAFNKVAPADLTALSADPARLRQVLLYHVVQGRITGTALASSPQLTSVQGGALALTRTNNPERNMIGNAIITGGSSIDTGNGTLYVIDTVLMPPAR from the coding sequence ATGAAGAAGCAGACCAGCTTGATCACGCTCAGCCTGATGCTCGCCACGCCCGCTCTTGCTGGCGGCGCGGGTGCGCCCGCTCCCCGCGCGACGACCCCGGCCACCTGCCGCAGCATCGCGCAGATCGTCATGACCGACCCGCAGTTCAGCACGCTGCGGACTGCCGTGGAGGCCGCGGGCCTGACCCAGGCCCTGATGGGCGGGCAGTACACCCTGTTTGCCCCGACCAACGCGGCCTTTGCCAAGTTGCCCAGCGACACGCTGGCCCAGGTGCTCAACGACCCGGACATGCTGGGCAGCGTGCTGCTCTACCACGTGGTTCCCGGCAAGGTCACCGCCCGTCAGGTGATGGGCGTGAAGAACATCAAGACCTCGCAGGGCGCGAACCTGGCCGTCCGCATGAACGGCAGCCGCGTGATGGTGGGCAGTGCCAACGTGACGCGCGCCGACATCACCGCCTGCAACGGCGTGATCCACGTGATCGACGCGGTTCTGGTGCCCCCCGCCATGATGGCGACGGCCCCCATGCCGATGACCCCTGCCCCGGCCCCCACGGCGACCACCCCGGCTCCGGCGGCTCCTGCTCCGGCGGCCCCCACCGCGCCCATGGGCACCGACATCAGCCGGATTCCCGCCCTTCCGCTCAGCGGCGCGACGGTCAGCGGCAGCACGGTGGGCACCACCATTACGGGGACCACCACGACCGGTACGACGATGACCACCGGAACCGCGGCGACCAGCACCACGACAACGGGCACCGCGACGACGGCCACTACGACCACCGATACCACCACTGGGACGGCCACGGACACGGCGACCGCTACCACCGACACCACGGCCCAGGCCACGACGACGGTTCAGGAAAACACGCTGTACGACGTGATCGTGGCGGACGACCGCTTCAGCACCTTCCGCGACCTGCTGAGCGACGCGGGCTTGACCGAGACGCTGACTGACGGCGATTACACCATCTTCGCACCCACCAACGAGGCCTTTGACGCGCTGCCCGAAGGCACCCTGGCGACGCTGGAAGCCAACCCCGAGCTGCTACGGCAGGTGCTGTCCTACCACATCGTGCAGGGCCGCGTCAGCGCGGGCCAGCTTGCGAGCGGCACGTCCCTCAACGCTATGGCGGGCGGTGCCCTTCCCACCAGCATGAACGGCAACATGCAGATGATCGGCACGGCTGGCGTGACGGGAACGGTCACCACGGCCAGCAACGGCACCATCTACGTCATCAACCAGGTGCTGATGCCCCCCGGCCTGACTCTGCCCGCAGCCACGACGGAGACCTCCACCAGCACGACCCCGGCAGATACCAGTACGGCGGCGACGGGCACCGCTACCACCACGACGACAACCACGGCTACGGTGACCACTGCCACGCCCGCAACCACCACCCCCGCTACGGGCACGGCGACGGCAACGACCACCACGACGCCTCCCGTGACGGGCAGCACTTCGACCAGCGGCACCACCTCGGCCAACAACACCACGCTGGCCACGCTGATTGCCAGCGACCCGCGCTTTACCACGCTGGCCCAACTGGTCCGTCAGGCTGGACTGGCCGATACCCTCGCCAGTGGTGAATACACCATCTTTGCCCCCACCAACGAGGCCTTCAACAAGGTGGCCCCGGCGGATCTGGCGGCCCTGAGTGCCGACCCCGCCCGCCTGCGGCAGGTCCTCCTGTACCACGTGGTCCAGGGACGTATCACGGGCACGGCGCTCGCAGGCAGCCCGCAACTGACCAGCGTGCAGGGCGGTGCCCTGACGCTGACCCGCAGCAACAACCCCGAGCGCACCATGATCGGCAACGCGATCATCACCGGTGGTTCGAGCATCGATACGGGCAACGGCACGCTGTACGTGATTGACACTGTGCTGATGCCGGCTGGCATGACCTCGTCCAGCACGGCGGCTCCGGCCACCACGGCGGCAACGACGACCACGACGCCCGCAGCGGGAACGAGCACCACGACGACAACCCCCGCGACGGGAACGGCTGCTACCGGTACCACGACGACCACTCCTGCGACGGGCACTGCGACGACCGGCACGACCACCACAACCGGGACGGCGGCAATGACTACCACGACGCCTCCCGTGACGGGCAGCACTTCGACCAGCGGCACCACTTCGGCCAACAACACCACGTTGGCCACGCTGATCGCCAGCGACCCGCGCTTCACCACCCTGGCCCAACTGGTCCGTCAGGCCGGGCTGGCCGACACCCTTGCCAGCGGTGAGTACACCATCTTTGCCCCGACCAACGAGGCCTTCAACAAGGTGGCCCCGGCGGATCTGACGGCCCTGAGCGCCGACCCAGCCCGCCTGCGCCAGGTCCTGCTGTACCACGTGGTTCAGGGGCGTATCACGGGAACCGCGCTGGCGAGCAGCCCGCAACTGACCAGTGTGCAGGGTGGTGCCCTCGCGCTGACGCGCACCAACAACCCCGAGCGCAACATGATCGGCAACGCGATCATCACCGGTGGTTCGAGCATCGATACGGGCAACGGCACGCTGTACGTGATTGACACCGTGCTGATGCCCCCCGCCCGCTAA
- a CDS encoding DNA translocase FtsK: MAKARAKVAPPVNRFDGEALGLVLFALGIFLAVTLTLPQFTEGGFMAQARAALIGWLGWAAYLLPVLPVAYGVLVFLGRDLAGLTRRVLGGVVVVASLLALHEVFVPGAAGEGAARAMAPLTAALSYAAALLPLVTLTLGLEIMLRYPAFTLLKALFRGLSVLLGGATSQVQGAIEARQDGRDSARARQPLRQGLAAHTRDLEQLRRLYPDARELKVQQEELRGAGRELRGLDETGLKHLERDLAAWREATATFTSHAARDLRDQVAAEAAGAGANAEAVANEVRAGRHELRVELASTLASAALERLRRGMVTDLQRLAARAGKLERERQAAEKALAKPDAGVLARELPAHREREKAWRDLAEDFTSWRGREQHYPGWPDLAAAFDRAPTELAAALAEALAADPDGTLSAQEEWRARLERAQKEALERAQAMAVQSPAMPSGEEAVPALDFDFTASSDLPEAGTAEEARHAEASPLPSVPPAPATVLTAVAPTPEPLLGTGGVQASAPSRPATQTSTAQATLKTQDEDDHAADQAAPWESAQPERRRPTQGAVDLALPGYDLLDPVPAAAMNTAQLDVAARQRAAVIDQTLRHFNLQAKVVDFARGPTVTRYEIEPAPGEKISRIASLSNDLARALAVGGVRVEAPVPGKSVIGLEVPNAEREPVTFHQAAAAPSFRNTRARLPIILGKSIDGELMVGDLAKMPHLLIAGSTGSGKSVCVNTLITSLLYRYLPTELRFLMVDPKMVELTPYDGIPHLVRPVVTNPMDAAGVLLGAVAHMERRYKMMSQVGAKNLEQFNAKMRQVGEPELPHLVIIIDELADLMITSPKEVESAIMRLAQMARATGMHLVLATQRPSVDILTSLIKVNVPARIAFAVSSSHDSRTILDSVGAERLTGMGDMLFYQPGLIKPLRLQGPYISEVESARITDELRRQVFDDAFGEAYGTDFDGMVEASGPSLDKGNMDFSDPHLRQAALICIEEGQGSVSRLQRRLSVGHARAGKLMDMLEAMGIVSKHQGSKPREVLITEADLPEYFGR; this comes from the coding sequence ATGGCGAAGGCTCGTGCAAAGGTAGCTCCACCCGTGAACCGCTTCGATGGGGAGGCGCTGGGGCTGGTGCTGTTCGCGCTGGGCATCTTCCTGGCGGTGACCCTGACCCTGCCGCAGTTCACGGAGGGCGGCTTTATGGCGCAGGCGCGCGCGGCGCTGATCGGCTGGCTGGGCTGGGCCGCGTACCTGCTGCCGGTCCTGCCGGTCGCGTACGGCGTGCTGGTGTTTCTGGGCCGCGATCTGGCCGGGCTGACCCGGCGGGTGCTGGGCGGCGTGGTCGTGGTGGCGTCGCTGCTGGCGCTGCACGAGGTCTTCGTGCCGGGGGCGGCGGGCGAGGGGGCCGCGCGGGCGATGGCCCCGCTGACGGCGGCCCTGAGCTACGCGGCGGCGCTGCTGCCCCTCGTGACCCTCACGCTGGGGCTGGAAATCATGCTGCGCTACCCGGCCTTCACGCTGCTCAAGGCCCTGTTCCGGGGCCTGAGCGTGCTGCTGGGCGGGGCCACCTCCCAGGTGCAGGGGGCCATCGAGGCGCGGCAGGACGGGCGTGATTCGGCCCGGGCGCGGCAGCCGCTGCGCCAGGGCCTCGCGGCGCATACCCGCGACCTGGAGCAGCTTCGCAGGCTCTACCCCGACGCCCGCGAGCTGAAGGTGCAGCAGGAGGAACTCCGCGGGGCCGGGCGCGAGCTGCGCGGCCTGGACGAGACGGGCCTGAAGCATCTGGAGCGCGACCTGGCCGCCTGGCGCGAGGCCACCGCCACCTTCACCAGCCACGCGGCCCGCGACCTGCGCGACCAGGTGGCCGCCGAGGCCGCGGGTGCGGGCGCGAACGCCGAGGCCGTGGCGAACGAGGTCCGTGCCGGACGTCACGAGCTGCGGGTGGAACTGGCCAGCACGCTGGCGAGCGCCGCGCTGGAGCGGCTGCGCCGCGGCATGGTCACCGACCTGCAACGCCTGGCCGCGCGGGCGGGCAAGCTGGAACGCGAACGCCAGGCCGCCGAAAAGGCCCTCGCCAAACCCGACGCGGGCGTGCTGGCCCGCGAACTCCCCGCCCACCGCGAGCGCGAAAAGGCCTGGCGCGACCTGGCCGAGGACTTCACGAGCTGGCGGGGCCGCGAGCAGCACTATCCCGGCTGGCCCGATCTCGCCGCCGCCTTCGACCGCGCCCCGACCGAGCTGGCCGCCGCGCTGGCCGAGGCCCTCGCCGCCGACCCGGACGGCACCCTGAGCGCCCAGGAAGAGTGGCGCGCCCGCCTGGAACGCGCGCAGAAGGAGGCGCTGGAACGTGCCCAGGCGATGGCCGTCCAGTCCCCGGCCATGCCCTCAGGCGAGGAAGCGGTCCCCGCCCTCGACTTCGACTTCACCGCCAGTTCTGACCTGCCGGAAGCGGGCACCGCGGAGGAAGCCCGGCACGCGGAGGCCTCTCCCCTCCCCTCTGTCCCCCCTGCCCCGGCCACGGTCCTCACCGCGGTCGCGCCGACTCCCGAGCCGCTGCTGGGCACGGGCGGGGTGCAGGCCAGCGCGCCCAGCCGTCCGGCCACCCAGACCAGCACGGCCCAGGCCACCCTGAAGACGCAGGACGAGGACGACCACGCTGCCGACCAGGCCGCCCCCTGGGAAAGCGCCCAGCCGGAGCGCCGCCGCCCCACCCAGGGTGCGGTGGACCTCGCGCTGCCGGGCTATGACCTGCTGGACCCGGTTCCGGCGGCGGCCATGAATACCGCGCAGCTCGACGTGGCGGCGCGGCAGCGGGCGGCGGTGATCGACCAGACGCTGCGGCATTTCAACCTCCAGGCGAAGGTGGTGGATTTCGCGCGGGGGCCGACCGTGACCCGCTACGAGATCGAACCCGCGCCCGGCGAGAAGATCAGCCGCATCGCCAGCCTCAGCAATGACCTGGCCCGCGCCCTGGCCGTGGGCGGCGTGCGTGTGGAGGCCCCAGTGCCCGGCAAGAGCGTGATCGGCCTGGAGGTGCCCAACGCCGAGCGCGAGCCGGTCACGTTCCACCAGGCGGCGGCGGCCCCCTCCTTTCGGAACACGCGCGCCCGGCTGCCGATCATCCTGGGCAAGAGCATCGACGGCGAGCTGATGGTGGGCGACCTCGCCAAGATGCCGCACCTGCTGATCGCGGGCAGCACGGGGTCGGGCAAGTCGGTCTGCGTGAACACGCTGATCACCAGCCTGCTGTACCGCTACCTGCCCACGGAGCTGCGCTTCCTGATGGTGGACCCCAAGATGGTGGAACTCACGCCCTACGACGGCATTCCGCATCTGGTGCGCCCGGTCGTGACCAACCCGATGGACGCGGCGGGCGTGCTGCTGGGCGCGGTGGCCCACATGGAGCGCCGCTACAAAATGATGTCCCAGGTCGGCGCGAAGAACCTGGAGCAGTTCAACGCCAAGATGCGCCAGGTGGGCGAGCCGGAACTCCCGCACCTCGTCATCATCATCGACGAGTTGGCGGACCTGATGATCACCTCGCCCAAGGAGGTTGAGTCGGCGATCATGCGCCTGGCGCAGATGGCCCGCGCGACCGGGATGCACCTCGTCCTCGCCACCCAGCGGCCCAGCGTGGACATCCTCACCTCTTTGATCAAGGTGAACGTGCCCGCGCGCATCGCCTTTGCGGTCAGCTCCAGCCACGACTCTCGCACCATTCTGGACAGCGTGGGGGCCGAGCGCCTGACCGGCATGGGCGACATGCTGTTCTATCAGCCGGGCCTGATCAAGCCGCTGCGCCTCCAGGGGCCTTACATCTCCGAGGTCGAGTCGGCGCGCATCACCGACGAGCTGCGGCGGCAGGTGTTCGACGACGCCTTCGGGGAAGCCTACGGCACCGACTTCGACGGCATGGTGGAGGCGAGCGGCCCCAGCCTCGACAAGGGCAACATGGACTTCAGCGACCCCCACCTGCGTCAGGCCGCGCTGATCTGCATCGAGGAGGGCCAGGGCAGCGTGTCGCGGCTCCAGCGCCGCCTCTCGGTCGGCCACGCGCGGGCGGGCAAGCTGATGGACATGCTGGAGGCGATGGGCATCGTCTCCAAGCACCAGGGCAGCAAGCCGCGCGAGGTGCTGATCACGGAAGCCGACCTGCCGGAATACTTCGGCCGGTAG
- a CDS encoding M67 family metallopeptidase, protein MALFLPSVLVTALWAHAEREAPRECVGALGGHPAGGEAAEAVALYPLANLSPDPERTYLADPGHLLRALRAMEAGGLTLVGLYHSHPRGPAWPSPTDARLAAYPVPYVIADLRTRMLRAYRLPEGTPVPLRLEGPHA, encoded by the coding sequence GTGGCCCTGTTCCTGCCCTCCGTGCTGGTGACTGCCCTGTGGGCACATGCCGAACGTGAAGCTCCCCGCGAGTGTGTGGGGGCGCTGGGCGGGCACCCGGCCGGCGGGGAAGCGGCCGAAGCCGTCGCCCTGTACCCCCTCGCCAACCTGTCCCCCGACCCCGAGCGCACCTACCTGGCCGACCCCGGCCACCTGCTGCGCGCGCTGCGGGCGATGGAGGCGGGCGGCCTCACCCTGGTGGGCCTGTACCACAGCCACCCGCGCGGCCCGGCCTGGCCCAGCCCCACCGATGCCCGGCTGGCCGCGTACCCGGTGCCCTACGTGATTGCCGACCTGCGCACCCGCATGCTGCGGGCCTACCGCCTGCCCGAGGGAACGCCGGTGCCGCTCCGGCTGGAAGGCCCCCATGCCTGA
- a CDS encoding AAA family ATPase, which yields MPEARIHALHGFIGSGKTTFARRLEREVPGLRLTSDEWMVALYGQDPPAELFPVYHARVMAVMEAQWTRALELGVPVILDHGFWTRESRDALRAKAAALGVPLTLYALTLPEEEARRRVRERNEQVGTLYIADATFELFRARFEPLGAEEEAVPIPSPRFSLEMGDAGSPPM from the coding sequence ATGCCTGAGGCGCGCATTCACGCCCTGCACGGCTTTATCGGCAGTGGCAAGACCACCTTCGCGCGGCGGCTGGAGCGTGAGGTGCCGGGCCTGCGCCTGACCAGCGACGAGTGGATGGTCGCCCTGTATGGCCAGGACCCACCCGCCGAGCTGTTCCCGGTCTACCACGCCCGCGTGATGGCGGTCATGGAGGCGCAGTGGACCCGCGCCCTGGAACTCGGCGTGCCCGTGATTCTGGACCACGGCTTCTGGACGCGGGAGAGCCGGGACGCGCTGCGGGCGAAGGCGGCGGCGCTGGGGGTGCCCCTCACCCTCTACGCCCTGACGCTGCCGGAGGAGGAGGCGCGGCGGCGGGTGCGGGAACGAAACGAGCAGGTAGGGACGCTCTATATCGCGGACGCGACCTTTGAGCTGTTTCGCGCCCGCTTCGAGCCGCTGGGGGCGGAGGAGGAAGCGGTCCCGATCCCGTCTCCACGCTTCTCCCTTGAGATGGGTGATGCGGGTAGCCCTCCCATGTAA
- a CDS encoding nucleoside hydrolase — MPAMTPAPLPVILDGDPGLDDAIAWLLALASPEEVQVLGVTTVHGNVGLQLTTHNAGVTLALAGEAGAEVPVFAGADRPLVRVPLTAPEVHGDSGLPASDLPEPERAPEAEHGVNFIIRTVRERPGEVTLVATGPLTNVALAFRLAPDLPGLLREVVWMGGGTAQGNRTPAAEFNALADPHAARVVLEAGARVRMFGLNVTMQAIATPERVERLRTLGNRAGTVSAELLTFYAGFYRQRYGLPGGALHDPAAVAAVLRPDLFQMQPMNVQVETQEGLNFGRTVCDLYGVTDQPANVQVGMRVDDAAFFELLLERLGRLP; from the coding sequence ATGCCCGCCATGACCCCCGCTCCCCTCCCCGTGATTCTGGACGGCGACCCCGGCCTCGACGACGCCATCGCCTGGCTGCTCGCGCTCGCCAGCCCGGAGGAGGTGCAGGTGCTGGGCGTCACGACCGTGCATGGCAACGTGGGCTTACAGCTCACCACGCACAACGCCGGGGTGACGCTGGCGCTGGCGGGTGAGGCGGGGGCAGAGGTACCCGTCTTTGCCGGAGCCGACCGCCCCCTCGTCCGCGTGCCCCTGACAGCACCGGAGGTTCACGGCGACAGCGGCCTGCCCGCCTCCGACCTGCCCGAACCGGAGCGCGCCCCGGAGGCGGAACACGGGGTGAATTTCATCATCCGCACGGTGCGCGAGCGGCCCGGCGAGGTGACGCTGGTGGCGACCGGGCCGCTCACGAACGTGGCGCTGGCCTTCCGCCTGGCCCCCGATCTGCCGGGCCTGCTGCGCGAGGTCGTGTGGATGGGCGGCGGCACCGCGCAGGGCAACCGCACCCCTGCGGCCGAGTTCAACGCGCTGGCCGACCCGCACGCAGCGAGGGTCGTGCTGGAGGCGGGGGCCAGGGTACGGATGTTCGGCCTGAACGTGACCATGCAGGCCATCGCCACGCCCGAGCGGGTGGAGAGGTTGCGGACGCTGGGCAACCGCGCGGGAACCGTCAGTGCCGAACTGCTCACCTTCTACGCGGGCTTCTACCGCCAGCGCTACGGCCTCCCGGGCGGGGCACTCCACGACCCCGCCGCCGTCGCCGCCGTCCTGCGCCCTGACCTCTTTCAGATGCAGCCCATGAACGTGCAGGTGGAAACGCAGGAGGGCCTGAACTTCGGGCGGACGGTGTGCGACCTGTACGGCGTGACGGACCAGCCCGCGAACGTGCAGGTGGGGATGCGGGTGGATGACGCGGCCTTCTTCGAGCTGCTGCTGGAACGGCTGGGGCGGTTGCCCTGA